One region of Elusimicrobiota bacterium genomic DNA includes:
- a CDS encoding aldo/keto reductase, which translates to MPHRPLGKTGLSISEIGFGGWGIGKSMWGPTDDHESMAALHAALDSGINYFDTAYAYGHGHSERLIARLFKEAGRRAVVSTKVPPKNMEWPGHPRSRLALVFPPDWVRLSVERSLRNLGTDGVDLYQFHVWHDSWLKDPMWPALAAEMAKLKAEGKVRNWGVSINNDDPESAIELVSTGLVGVVQVLFNMFDQRAADKLLPLCREKGVGVIVRCPFDEGSLTGMLTPETRFAPEDFRSHYFGGERLAETCRRADQLARVVIGPKAETLAAAALKYCLSFDSVTTVIPGMRRVSHVTFNARACDGNYFDAAELAAIAKHRWIRDYYL; encoded by the coding sequence TGGGGCATCGGCAAGTCCATGTGGGGCCCGACGGACGACCATGAGTCCATGGCCGCCCTGCACGCCGCCCTCGACTCGGGCATCAACTACTTCGACACGGCCTACGCCTACGGGCACGGGCACTCCGAGCGGCTCATCGCGCGCCTCTTCAAGGAAGCGGGCCGCCGCGCCGTCGTCTCCACCAAGGTGCCGCCGAAGAACATGGAGTGGCCCGGCCATCCCCGCTCCCGGCTGGCGCTCGTGTTCCCGCCGGACTGGGTGCGCCTCAGCGTCGAGAGGTCCCTGCGCAACCTCGGCACGGACGGCGTCGACCTCTACCAGTTCCACGTCTGGCACGACTCCTGGCTGAAGGACCCGATGTGGCCGGCACTCGCCGCGGAGATGGCGAAGCTCAAGGCCGAGGGGAAGGTCCGCAACTGGGGCGTCTCGATCAACAACGACGACCCCGAGTCCGCGATCGAGCTCGTCTCGACCGGCCTCGTCGGCGTCGTGCAGGTCCTCTTCAACATGTTCGACCAGCGCGCGGCCGACAAGCTCCTTCCCTTGTGCCGGGAAAAGGGCGTCGGCGTGATCGTGCGCTGCCCGTTCGACGAGGGCAGCCTGACCGGGATGCTGACGCCGGAGACCCGCTTCGCGCCCGAGGACTTCCGCTCGCATTATTTCGGCGGGGAGCGCCTGGCGGAGACCTGCCGCCGCGCCGACCAGCTCGCGCGCGTCGTCATAGGCCCCAAGGCGGAGACGCTCGCGGCGGCCGCGCTCAAGTACTGCCTGAGCTTCGACTCGGTCACGACCGTGATCCCGGGCATGCGCCGCGTCTCCCACGTCACCTTCAACGCCCGCGCCTGCGACGGCAACTACTTCGACGCGGCCGAGCTGGCCGCGATCGCCAAGCACCGCTGGATCCGCGACTACTACCTTTAG
- a CDS encoding tetratricopeptide repeat protein yields MPSRSLATTLAALVFLAPPLLAADKGAARRLLIEGDALYRRGDFKDAMRSVNEALLADARNGDAYELRARLWHAAGDLTRQKADAAKALELLGVGTGSLAVDELVAQGGAQLLLGRVDKALESFNAALKADQKTPKALYARSRVWREKGDWAKCLADLNDALKLEPKTALWLFSRGRTYYDKGDDAKAVAELTAALRSNKNFTMAFALVGSAMARQGDLKRAAKAYDRAISIDPEYSYAYLGRAALKLRKGDEAGALKDFEEAVRADAQDYAPYFNRGELHWRGGRREQALSDYRNAMTSAKLTPEAAVAIGDRYQSLQLWKDAVASYGRAYDLGSGVPALSRRARVFEADKDLKKALADLDAAVKLEPENAQVIAARGGLLARMGQDAHALQDLTRAVRLDPVDPEILVARASFYARVDKPSLALEDFTKAISADGKHAEAYNGRGALYANALKEPEKALQDVMKAVALKPREPGYHYNLGSLRLRNRLYLKAIDSFNTALALKGPAARVLERRADAEFQIGDHSAAMRDIEAALEKDPRNASIYDTLGHIRLRQRDYEQAVRDLSQALQLDNKLAGAYQHRGLAYASLNQLKAATADFKKALELEPRSKDTWTHLCQARRLAKDPREALKYCERAIEIDSQHGPAYLQRALAKFALKQYPRAIEDIDTAWALGTRRAEGLIAKSISHAAARQYKEAHRAYLQAVGMDAYVRSPHIGFSAGHPEGDDFLSAIVDLDAQMIKDLGDPYVFILRADSLHNSEQFDKAVLEYTKAMEIDGSIADAYVGRGVALTAQDALEAAQQDLIRALELEPNDAGARVKLAIVLTMRRNYRAALGELGKALQVDPKNAEAYLRAGNVHYFLKDYPKALENYSLAVKNDPLDPNALNGLGLGYFALKRQDEALEAFSRAIAANSLIDRFYRNRASVWTASQKFGNAAGDFKTASMVNTDPTVIDEYKRLIEESESRSAKGKSS; encoded by the coding sequence ATGCCCTCACGATCGCTCGCGACGACCCTCGCGGCCCTCGTCTTTTTGGCTCCGCCCCTGCTGGCGGCCGATAAAGGCGCGGCCCGCCGTCTTCTGATCGAGGGCGACGCGCTGTACCGCCGCGGCGACTTCAAGGACGCGATGCGCTCCGTCAACGAGGCGCTGCTGGCCGACGCGCGCAACGGCGACGCCTACGAGCTGCGCGCGCGCCTGTGGCACGCGGCCGGCGACCTGACCCGGCAGAAGGCGGACGCGGCGAAGGCGCTCGAGCTCCTCGGCGTCGGCACCGGCTCGCTGGCGGTCGACGAGCTCGTCGCGCAGGGCGGGGCGCAGTTGCTCCTCGGCCGCGTCGACAAGGCGCTGGAGAGCTTCAACGCCGCGCTGAAGGCCGACCAGAAGACGCCGAAGGCGCTGTACGCCCGCTCCCGGGTGTGGCGAGAGAAGGGGGACTGGGCCAAGTGCCTGGCCGACCTGAACGACGCCCTCAAGCTCGAGCCCAAGACGGCGCTGTGGCTGTTCTCCCGGGGACGCACCTACTACGACAAGGGCGACGACGCGAAGGCGGTGGCGGAGCTGACCGCGGCGCTGCGCTCCAACAAGAATTTCACGATGGCGTTCGCGCTCGTCGGCTCGGCGATGGCGCGGCAGGGCGACCTCAAGCGCGCGGCGAAGGCCTACGACCGTGCGATCTCGATCGATCCGGAGTACTCGTACGCGTACCTCGGCCGGGCCGCGCTGAAGCTGCGCAAGGGCGACGAGGCCGGCGCGCTGAAGGATTTCGAGGAGGCCGTCCGCGCCGACGCGCAGGATTACGCGCCCTACTTCAACCGGGGCGAGCTGCATTGGCGCGGCGGGAGACGCGAGCAGGCGCTCTCGGACTACCGCAACGCGATGACCTCGGCGAAGCTCACGCCCGAGGCCGCGGTCGCGATCGGCGACCGCTACCAGTCGCTGCAGCTCTGGAAGGACGCCGTCGCCTCCTACGGGCGCGCCTACGACCTCGGGTCCGGCGTCCCGGCGCTGAGCCGCCGCGCGCGCGTCTTCGAGGCCGACAAGGACCTCAAGAAGGCGCTCGCCGACCTCGACGCGGCCGTCAAGCTCGAGCCGGAGAACGCGCAGGTGATCGCCGCGCGCGGAGGGCTGCTCGCCCGCATGGGCCAGGACGCCCACGCGCTGCAGGACCTCACCCGCGCCGTGCGGCTGGACCCCGTCGACCCCGAGATCCTGGTCGCGCGAGCGAGCTTCTACGCCCGCGTCGACAAGCCGTCGCTGGCCCTCGAGGACTTCACGAAGGCGATCAGCGCCGACGGGAAGCACGCCGAGGCCTACAACGGGCGCGGCGCGCTGTACGCCAACGCCCTCAAGGAGCCGGAGAAGGCGCTGCAGGACGTGATGAAAGCCGTCGCGCTCAAGCCGCGCGAGCCCGGCTACCATTACAACCTCGGCTCCCTGCGCCTGCGCAACCGCCTGTACCTGAAGGCGATCGACTCCTTCAACACCGCCCTCGCGCTGAAGGGACCCGCCGCGCGCGTCCTCGAGCGCCGCGCCGACGCCGAGTTCCAGATCGGCGACCATTCCGCCGCCATGCGCGACATCGAGGCCGCCCTCGAGAAGGACCCGCGCAACGCCTCGATCTACGACACCCTCGGCCACATCCGCCTGCGCCAGCGGGACTACGAGCAGGCCGTGCGCGACCTCAGCCAGGCGCTGCAGCTCGACAACAAGCTCGCGGGCGCCTACCAGCACCGGGGGCTCGCCTACGCCTCTCTGAACCAGCTGAAGGCGGCGACGGCCGATTTCAAGAAGGCACTCGAGCTCGAGCCTCGCTCGAAGGACACCTGGACCCACCTCTGCCAGGCGCGCCGCCTCGCGAAGGACCCGCGCGAGGCGCTGAAGTACTGCGAGCGCGCCATCGAGATCGACAGTCAGCACGGCCCCGCCTATCTGCAGCGCGCGCTCGCGAAGTTCGCGCTGAAGCAGTACCCCCGCGCGATCGAGGACATCGACACCGCCTGGGCGCTCGGCACGCGCCGCGCCGAGGGCCTGATCGCGAAGTCCATCTCCCACGCCGCCGCGCGCCAGTACAAGGAGGCGCACCGCGCGTATCTCCAGGCCGTCGGCATGGACGCCTACGTCCGCAGCCCCCACATCGGCTTCTCCGCCGGCCATCCCGAGGGGGACGACTTCCTCTCCGCGATCGTCGACCTCGACGCCCAGATGATCAAGGACCTCGGCGACCCGTACGTGTTCATCCTGCGCGCCGACTCGCTCCACAACTCCGAGCAGTTCGACAAGGCCGTGCTCGAGTACACGAAGGCGATGGAGATCGACGGCTCGATCGCCGACGCCTACGTGGGCCGCGGCGTCGCGCTGACCGCGCAGGACGCCCTCGAGGCCGCCCAGCAGGACCTGATCCGGGCGCTCGAGCTCGAGCCCAACGACGCGGGCGCGCGCGTGAAGCTGGCGATCGTGCTGACGATGCGCCGCAACTACCGGGCCGCCCTCGGCGAATTAGGAAAAGCTTTGCAAGTCGACCCAAAAAACGCCGAGGCCTACCTGCGCGCCGGCAACGTCCACTACTTCCTCAAGGATTACCCGAAGGCCCTCGAGAACTACTCGCTGGCGGTGAAGAACGACCCGCTCGACCCGAACGCCCTCAACGGCCTCGGCCTCGGCTACTTCGCGCTGAAGCGCCAGGACGAGGCGCTCGAGGCCTTCTCGCGCGCGATCGCCGCGAACTCCCTGATCGACCGCTTCTACCGCAACCGCGCCTCGGTGTGGACCGCCTCCCAGAAGTTCGGCAACGCCGCGGGCGACTTCAAGACCGCGAGCATGGTCAACACCGACCCCACCGTCATCGACGAGTACAAGCGGCTGATCGAGGAATCCGAATCCCGATCGGCCAAAGGAAAGTCGTCTTAG
- a CDS encoding BamA/TamA family outer membrane protein: protein MRAAGLTAAAVLLALPAAAHESPGYPSEAPGANIAEIRIERVNVFDPTVPGEDWWPFRLANKIHYPTRESVIRRELLFAPGEVWDPLLVIQSERNLRANGSFRRVDIIPVKRPGGEVDAVVRSQDSWTTNPRFAAGTEGGESFFGVGLEEGNILGYGKSLAFDYGRTGRKTTSSYSYGDPRFMGTRLALNAGYSRGTAGDAGIASLTSPFYSLDSPRASAVSWQRSVSERSVYRDAEEYTEFRVRRRVVEGSLGRRLEADKIFVQRVEGGWYSDRAQYESMSGAAPGTVPGTLPDNRELSGPTIGYSWVQPDYIKENYIDRMERVEDFNLGNELSARAGWMSAKTGSDRDRVIFSASNQQGVSFAPGRFAIGRVALTGRTVAGRWENSLANADLNFFWKTNWRGDHTLVGHLEGAFGKYLDRDNAIALGGSTGLRGYKNNSFVGGQAVLVNFEDRFFFPGEFFHLVRLGAAVFVDSGVVGREGDDLTLRNIKSDIGMGLRAASTRSRSGGVGRVDVAYALNRGPGGGSRWVISIKGGQAFNLFNSAARGVEPSPPSRLN from the coding sequence ATGAGGGCCGCCGGCCTCACTGCGGCCGCGGTCCTGCTCGCCCTTCCCGCCGCCGCCCACGAATCCCCGGGGTACCCGTCCGAGGCCCCCGGGGCGAACATCGCCGAGATCCGGATCGAGCGCGTCAACGTGTTCGATCCGACGGTCCCCGGCGAGGACTGGTGGCCGTTCCGCCTCGCCAACAAGATCCACTACCCGACGCGAGAGTCCGTCATCCGGCGCGAGCTCCTGTTCGCGCCCGGCGAGGTCTGGGACCCGCTGCTGGTCATCCAGTCCGAACGCAACCTGCGCGCGAACGGGTCCTTCCGCCGCGTGGACATCATCCCGGTCAAGCGGCCCGGCGGGGAGGTCGACGCGGTCGTGCGCAGCCAGGACAGCTGGACCACGAACCCGCGCTTCGCGGCGGGCACGGAGGGCGGGGAGAGCTTCTTCGGCGTCGGCCTCGAGGAAGGCAACATCCTCGGCTACGGCAAGAGCCTCGCCTTCGACTACGGGCGCACCGGCAGAAAGACCACGAGCTCCTACAGCTACGGCGACCCGCGCTTCATGGGCACGCGCCTGGCGCTGAACGCCGGGTACTCCCGCGGCACCGCGGGCGACGCCGGCATCGCGTCGCTGACGAGCCCCTTCTACTCGCTCGACTCGCCGCGCGCCTCGGCGGTCTCCTGGCAGCGCTCGGTGTCGGAGAGATCCGTCTACCGGGACGCGGAGGAGTACACCGAGTTCCGCGTGCGCCGCCGCGTCGTCGAGGGCTCTCTCGGCCGGAGGCTCGAGGCGGACAAGATCTTCGTCCAGCGCGTCGAGGGCGGCTGGTACAGCGACCGGGCGCAGTACGAGAGCATGAGCGGCGCCGCGCCGGGGACCGTCCCCGGCACTTTGCCCGACAACCGGGAGCTGTCGGGCCCGACGATCGGCTACTCGTGGGTCCAGCCCGACTACATCAAGGAGAACTACATCGACCGGATGGAGCGCGTCGAGGACTTCAACCTCGGCAACGAGCTCTCCGCCCGCGCCGGCTGGATGTCGGCCAAGACGGGCTCCGACCGCGACCGCGTCATCTTCAGCGCCTCGAACCAGCAGGGCGTGAGCTTCGCCCCCGGCCGCTTCGCGATCGGACGGGTGGCCCTGACCGGGCGGACCGTTGCCGGGCGCTGGGAGAACTCTCTGGCGAACGCGGACCTCAACTTCTTCTGGAAGACGAACTGGCGCGGGGACCACACCTTGGTCGGGCATCTCGAGGGCGCCTTCGGGAAGTACCTCGACCGGGACAACGCGATCGCGCTCGGCGGCAGCACGGGCCTGCGCGGCTACAAGAACAACAGCTTCGTCGGCGGCCAGGCCGTGCTCGTGAACTTCGAGGACCGCTTCTTCTTCCCCGGCGAGTTCTTCCATCTCGTGCGCCTGGGCGCGGCCGTCTTCGTGGACAGCGGCGTCGTCGGCCGCGAGGGCGACGACCTCACGCTGCGGAACATCAAGTCCGACATCGGCATGGGCCTGCGCGCGGCCTCGACGCGCTCGCGCAGCGGCGGCGTGGGCCGCGTCGACGTCGCCTACGCGCTCAACCGCGGCCCCGGCGGCGGCTCCCGCTGGGTCATCTCGATCAAGGGCGGCCAGGCCTTCAACCTGTTCAACAGCGCCGCCCGCGGCGTCGAGCCCAGCCCTCCCTCGCGCCTCAACTGA
- the metF gene encoding methylenetetrahydrofolate reductase [NAD(P)H] → MSELFGKGRPLFSFEFFLPKAPEDLDKFIADVKELKGLDPDYVSLTYGAGGSGRGRTVEAAGRIQNETGLTTVCHLTCIAHTRDEITAVLARLEVLGIRHLVALRGDAPKDQPVAPPGERDFGYASDLVAFVKKRGGFKMAVAGYPETHPEAKSPEDDLARFARKCGEGADWALTQLFFDNKDYFAFVARARAAGVTAPIVPGIMPVTAYAQLKRFQSMCGAKIPHELEERMAKVQGDAEAVLREGVEWGARQCRELLDRGAPGIHFYTLNRSHSTSEILGRLRRR, encoded by the coding sequence ATCTCCGAGCTGTTCGGCAAAGGGCGCCCGCTCTTCTCGTTCGAATTCTTCCTGCCCAAGGCGCCGGAGGACCTCGACAAGTTCATCGCGGACGTCAAGGAGCTCAAGGGCCTCGATCCGGACTACGTCTCCCTGACCTACGGCGCGGGCGGCTCCGGACGGGGCCGCACCGTCGAGGCCGCGGGCCGCATCCAGAACGAGACGGGCCTCACGACGGTCTGCCACCTGACCTGCATCGCGCACACGCGCGACGAGATCACCGCCGTGCTCGCCCGCCTGGAGGTCCTCGGCATCCGCCACCTCGTCGCGCTCCGCGGGGACGCGCCGAAGGACCAGCCCGTGGCGCCGCCCGGAGAGCGGGACTTCGGCTACGCCTCCGACCTCGTCGCCTTCGTCAAGAAGCGGGGGGGCTTCAAGATGGCCGTCGCCGGCTACCCCGAGACCCACCCGGAGGCGAAGTCGCCCGAGGACGACCTCGCCCGCTTCGCGCGGAAATGCGGCGAGGGCGCGGACTGGGCGCTGACCCAGCTCTTCTTCGACAACAAGGACTACTTCGCGTTCGTCGCGCGCGCGCGCGCGGCCGGGGTGACCGCGCCGATCGTGCCGGGCATCATGCCCGTCACCGCGTACGCCCAGCTCAAGCGGTTCCAGTCGATGTGCGGCGCCAAGATCCCCCACGAGCTCGAGGAGCGCATGGCCAAGGTCCAAGGCGACGCCGAGGCCGTCCTCCGCGAGGGCGTCGAGTGGGGCGCCCGGCAGTGCCGCGAGCTGCTCGACCGAGGCGCGCCCGGGATCCATTTCTACACCCTGAACCGCTCGCACTCGACCTCCGAGATCCTGGGGCGTCTCCGGCGCCGATGA